A stretch of Vairimorpha necatrix chromosome 2, complete sequence DNA encodes these proteins:
- a CDS encoding H/ACA ribonucleoprotein complex subunit GAR1 translates to MNRRNFKDRKQFDQSATLLKLGTFTHKCGPLSVLKLDTTDIPFPNAFVFDKNKKQIGKVDEIFGPQNDVFVAINVDKDNEEYYIYSNKLIPKSRFLIRSETEKKKEQDDKKKKARKEEGSKKGDNNKRDGGFRGRDNKGRDNRGRDNRDGGFRGRDNRDGGFRGGDNKGRDNRDGGFRKFNKKR, encoded by the coding sequence ATGAATAGAAGGAATTTCAAAGATAGAAAACAATTTGATCAATCGGCCACTCTTCTAAAACTAGGCACATTTACCCACAAATGTGGCCCACTCAGCGTCTTAAAACTAGACACTACTGATATTCCTTTCCCAAATGCATTtgtatttgataaaaacaagaaacaGATAGGAAAAGTAGATGAGATATTTGGACCACAAAATGATGTATTTGTGGCTATTAATGTAGATAAAGATAATGAGGagtattatatttacaGTAACAAGTTGATACCTAAGAGtagatttttaataagaaGTGAGacagaaaagaaaaaagagcAAGAcgataaaaagaaaaaagcgAGAAAAGAAGAAGGCAGTAAAAAAGgagataataataaaagagaTGGTGGATTTAGAGGAAGAGATAACAAAGGAAGGGATAATAGAGGAAGAGATAACAGAGATGGAGGCTTTAGAGGAAGAGATAACAGAGATGGAGGCTTTAGAGGAGGAGATAACAAAGGAAGAGATAACAGAGATGGTGgatttagaaaattcaataaaaaaagataa
- a CDS encoding mevalonate kinase, giving the protein MSSSPQAFTLKIPANRVLNAAGIVLQDEKASVITLDKFLLANVTYEYSDAFDISLDIKNIENYSFLGTDLYSWTRHIVSTTLEFLEVENISINILAQFDDGFFLENMVETGLGATSCLTICVIYSLYEILKLNGVLTDMPIQDFRYFTRFLFTVHQYVLPEKSGCNVMSSCIGPMNFFIMGFTTLLLTDYYILLGTFGHASSTQKILDLSSMINSDKLKSINILITEKLNMLAQNQNSNELSDDALHERKIVIKRLYEDYLDELRNLSHNIVPDRQYEILKNTSKFDILGCGVSLAGGEDTVWCLTKDIEAVKDYWDKEFPYVITSKLLPHGTSKIFTSEN; this is encoded by the coding sequence ATGAGCTCTTCACCTCAAGCTTTCACATTAAAAATCCCAGCCAATCGTGTTTTAAACGCCGCAGGAATCGTTTTACAAGACGAAAAGGCGTCTGTCATAACACtcgataaatttttacttgcAAATGTCACTTACGAATATTCAGACGCTTTTGATATTTCtttagatataaaaaacattgaaAATTATTCGTTTTTAGGCACCGATCTTTATTCTTGGACTCGACATATTGTTAGTACAactttagaatttttagaggtagaaaatattagtattaatattttagcaCAATTCGATGACGGTTTCTTTTTAGAAAACATGGTTGAAACAGGACTAGGTGCTACTTCATGTTTAACTATTTGTGtaatttattctttatatGAAATACTGAAGTTAAATGGAGTGTTGACAGACATGCCTATACAGgattttagatattttacaaGATTTTTGTTTACAGTGCATCAATACGTACTCCCAGAGAAATCTGGGTGCAATGTAATGTCGTCGTGTATAGGGcctatgaatttttttattatgggGTTTACAACATTATTATTAACcgattattatattttattgggCACATTCGGACATGCCAGTTCaactcaaaaaattttagatttgtCTTCTATGATCAATTCTGATAAATTAAAGTCTATCAACATACTTATAACAGAGAAACTTAACATGTTAGcacaaaatcaaaattcaAATGAACTAAGTGATGATGCATTAcatgaaagaaaaatagTTATAAAGAGGTTATATGAGGATTATTTAGATGAATTGCGCAATCTAAGTCACAATATTGTCCCAGATAGAcaatatgaaatattaaaaaatacttctaaatttgatatattaGGATGTGGAGTTTCATTAGCAGGCGGAGAAGATACAGTGTGGTGTTTAACAAAGGACATTGAAGCAGTAAAAGATTATTGGGACAAGGAATTTCCTTATGTGATAACAAGTAAATTACTGCCACACGGAACGAGCAAGATTTTTACTTCggaaaattaa
- a CDS encoding mevalonate kinase — translation MTTSLQSFTMKIPGKIVINGSYIVLLDEIATVVTLDKYLNTTITYEHSDTFNIFLDIKNNEKFSFLHSDPNYWLHELVSTTLKFLETQNISIKITGYFDDGFFLENNVKTGLGSSSCLTICVVYSLFRILKLKNVLTEMPSNDAKKFSKFLYTVNKMVSPKSSGCDVMTSCLGPINYTREKTIPLKIDNFNIILGTFGRATSTRKMLDLIPKINWDKLKVINKQITEKPIILSYTERIKCLYREYLEEMRSLSHDIVPDKQYEILNNTFNYDIFGCGISGAGGEDAVWCITKDIETVKEYWERKFPYVMTCKLTDHGMIIKD, via the coding sequence ATGACTACTTCTCTTCAATCTTTCACTATGAAAATCCCCGGTAAAATTGTTATAAACGGTTCATACATCGTTTTACTAGACGAAATAGCCACTGTCGTAACActtgataaatatttaaacacCACAATAACTTACGAACATTCAGAcacttttaatatttttttagatataaaaaataatgaaaaattttcatttttacaCTCCGACCCAAATTATTGGCTTCATGAGCTTGTTAGTAcaactttaaaatttttagaaacacaaaatattagtataaaaataacagGATATTTTGATGACGGATtctttttagaaaataatgtCAAGACGGGATTAGGTTCTTCATCGTGTTTGACTATTTGTGTAgtttattctttatttagaatattaaagttaaaaaatgtGTTAACTGAAATGCCGTCAAATGatgctaaaaaattttcaaaatttttgtatactGTGAATAAAATGGTTTCGCCCAAGTCATCTGGGTGCGATGTGATGACATCATGCCTTGGTCCCATTAATTACACGAgagaaaaaacaataccactaaaaatagataattttaatatcattttaGGTACATTCGGGCGTGCTACTTCGACCCGGAAAATGTTAGATCTAATACCTAAGATTAATTGggataaattaaaagttattaataaacaaataactGAGAAACCAATCATATTATCATACACGGAACggataaaatgtttatatagAGAATATTTGGAGGAAATGCGTAGTCTTAGTCACGATATTGTCCCAGATAAACAGTATgagatattaaataatacgTTCAATTATGACATTTTCGGATGTGGAATTTCAGGAGCAGGCGGGGAAGATGCAGTGTGGTGCATAACAAAAGATATTGAAACAGTAAAAGAGTATTGGGAAAGGAAATTTCCTTATGTTATGACGTGTAAATTGACAGATCATGGAATGATAATTAaagattaa
- a CDS encoding DnaJ subfamily C member — MIPRILTMIAFAKLDVSDEMYIAIQNQKMGKIPEAQKFYDTNYHQYSKAEAFFTKHIEFLLWIGDYDSILKKYGHLNIPLITKTKECISIINSRDYRKISKLIDISPFSSVVIKACIKAALIDKNFTNVFNLINKGKNYWADDNDFLRYEAQYFCINGNYEIGAEKLEDLGFYKLANELKKAFEKFNELSKLNNNKQKYNQLRELYNKVNMNTFSDNFSPSIFSKLLDEILYKYVSLGITLELSDMVSSAKILYKNRNDEESRYFYIMSLLNSKQTESANNLLNNKKFSNQQYELRIKNKLEKIEEEKKQEKKRKQEQERQRKQRYVPSTNKAGTDFLGYYKLIGVNKNMDQKQIKKTYVKLIAKNERAAKTEKQKEEWEEKHAKINKAYQVLSNANKKEMYDKGVDPDSPEAQQGAHYQHHEQQEFKGFDDFGPFAEFFGGFGGHRGPFRQSRRTQYFYYN; from the coding sequence ATCATCAATACAGTAAAGCAGAAgcattttttactaaacatatcgaatttttattgtggATTGGCGACTACGattctattttaaaaaaatatggaCATCTAAACATTCCTCTAATAACTAAAACAAAAGAATGTATTTCTATAATCAACAGTAGAGATTATAGGAAGATTAGTAAATTAATTGATATTTCGCCTTTCAGTTCTGTAGTAATCAAAGCTTGTATTAAAGCGGCActtattgataaaaattttactaatgtttttaatttaataaataaaggaaaaaattattgggCAGATGATAACGACTTCTTGAGATACGAAGCACAATACTTCTGTATAAATGGGAATTATGAGATAGGAGCAGAAAAACTAGAAGATTTgggattttataaattggccaatgaattaaaaaaagcttttgaaaaatttaatgagttgtcaaaattaaataataacaaacaaaaatataaccAACTTAGGGAATTGTACAACAAAGTCAACATGAATACATTTTCTGATAATTTTTCGCCAAgtatttttagtaaattattagacgaaattttatataaatacgTATCATTAGGTATAACTCTCGAATTATCAGACATGGTCTCATCagcaaaaattttatataaaaatagaaatgaCGAAGAAtcaagatatttttatattatgaGTTTACTAAACTCTAAACAAACAGAATCTGCTAATAATCTccttaataataaaaaatttagtaatCAACAATACGAActtagaataaaaaataaattagaaaaaattgaagaagaaaaaaaacaagaaaaaaagagaaaacaAGAACAAGAAAGACAAAGGAAACAGAGGTACGTACCAAGTACAAACAAAGCGGGAACAGACTTCCTTGggtattataaattaataggtgttaataaaaatatggaccaaaaacaaataaaaaaaacttatgtAAAACTTATAGCCAAGAATGAGAGAGCTGCTAAGacagaaaaacaaaaggAAGAATGGGAGGAGAAACatgcaaaaattaataaagcGTATCAAGTACTTTCAAAtgctaataaaaaagaaatgtaTGATAAAGGAGTAGATCCAGATTCCCCGGAAGCCCAACAAGGAGCACATTATCAACATCATGAACAACAAGAATTTAAAGGGTTTGACGATTTTGGACCATTTGCAGAATTTTTTGGAGGTTTTGGTGGACACAGGGGACCCTTCAGACAAAGCAGACGTactcaatatttttattacaattaa